The Centroberyx gerrardi isolate f3 chromosome 7, fCenGer3.hap1.cur.20231027, whole genome shotgun sequence genome contains a region encoding:
- the LOC139928616 gene encoding hydroxyacylglutathione hydrolase-like protein encodes MRVRGAMKVKVISILEDNYMYLVIEEQSKEAIAVDPAVPHRLLEIVKREGLSLKAVLTTHHHWDHARGNEALLKEVPGLRVYGGDDRIGGLTDKVTNAQELKFNSINVRCLFTPCHTSGHMCYFVWEDECTDAPAVFTGDTLFVGGCGQFFEGTAEQMYHNLTQVLGSLPQDTKVFCGHEYTIKNLKFAMLVEPENEKVKEMLSWARARDDDDKPTVPSTLMEEFEYNPFLRLSEEGVQKFTGKTDPIEVLRVLRKEKDKFKKPKERVPPHAMLALEWGLLRP; translated from the exons ATGCGTGTGAGGGGTGCCATGAAAGTAAAGGTGATCTCCATCCTGGAGGACAACTACATGTACCTAGTGATTGAAGAGCAAAGTAAAGAGGCCATCGCGGTGGATCCTGCTGTACCCCACCGG CTGCTAGAAATAGTGAAGAGAGAAGGCTTATCCCTTAAGGCTGTTCTTACCACACACCATCACTG GGACCACGCTCGAGGGAATGAGGCTCTTCTGAAGGAGGTTCCAGGCCTGCGGGTGTACGGCGGAGATGATCGCATCGGGGGGCTGACTGATAAAGTCACTAATGCTCAGGAACTCAAG TTTAACTCCATCAATGTGAGGTGCCTGTTCACTCCCTGCCATACCTCTGGTCACATGTGCTACTTTGTTTGGGAGGATGAGTGCACTGACGCCCCTGCTGTGTTCACAG GGGATACGCTGTTTGTCGGCGGGTGTGGGCAGTTCTTTGAGGGCACAGCTGAGCAGATGTACCACAACCTGACCCAGGTGCTGGGCTCCCTACCTCAAGACACG AAGGTGTTCTGTGGACATGAGTACACCATTAAGAACCTGAAGTTTGCCATGCTGGTGGAGCCAGAGAATGAGAAGGTGAAGGAGATGCTGAGCTGGGCCAGG GCtagagatgatgatgacaaaCCCACAGTGCCATCCACCTTAATGGAGGAGTTTGAATACAACCCTTTCCTGCGCCTCTC GGAGGAAGGAGTACAGAAGTTCACAGGGAAGACGGACCCTATAGAGGTGCTGAGGGTCCTACGGAAGGAGAAGGACAAGTTTAAGAAGCCCAAGGAGAGAGTTCCTCCCCACGCCATGCTGGCTCTGGAGTGGGGGCTGCTGAGACCCTGA
- the fahd1 gene encoding oxaloacetate tautomerase FAHD1, mitochondrial codes for MLGLGKRLMGKGCLKGLWFEQVSTASKRLKVLHFFTMTTRNVSRFWEWGRKIICVGRNYADHAKELKNAVPTEPVLFLKPPSAYVKEGSPILVPLYSSNLHHEVELGVVIGKGGTAIPQTTAMDHVAGYALCLDMTARDVQDECKSKGLPWTLAKAFNTSCPISEFIPKDRIPDPGNVKLWLKVNDQLRQNGCTSQMIFSIPYLISYISEIITLEEGDLILTGTPKGVSAVQEHDELEAGIEDVITMTFKVDRQDQ; via the coding sequence ATGCTAGGGTTAGGAAAGAGGTTGATGGGCAAAGGTTGTTTAAAGGGACTTTGGTTTGAACAGGTGTCGACTGCTTCGAAGCGGCTGAAAGTTCTGCATTTCTTTACAATGACTACGCGAAATGTGTCTCGGTTTTGGGAATGGGGGAGGAAGATAATCTGTGTTGGACGGAACTACGCGGACCACGCAAAAGAGCTGAAGAATGCGGTTCCTACAGAGCCCGTCTTGTTCTTGAAGCCTCCATCTGCATATGTAAAAGAGGGCTCCCCTATCTTGGTACCCCTGTACTCCAGTAACCTGCACCATGAAGTGGAGTTGGGGGTGGTCATCGGGAAAGGAGGCACGGCCATCCCGCAGACCACTGCCATGGACCACGTTGCGGGCTACGCTCTGTGCTTGGACATGACAGCTCGGGATGTCCAGGACGAGTGCAAGTCCAAGGGCTTGCCGTGGACCCTGGCCAAAGCTTTCAACACCTCTTGTCCCATCAGTGAGTTCATTCCCAAAGATCGCATCCCCGATCCAGGAAACGTCAAGCTGTGGCTGAAGGTGAACGACCAGCTGCGGCAGAACGGCTGCACCTCCCAGATGATTTTCTCCATCCCTTACCTCATCAGCTACATCAGCGAGATCATCACCTTGGAGGAGGGGGATCTCATCCTGACCGGGACCCCGAAAGGTGTCTCCGCTGTACAGGAGCATGATGAACTGGAGGCCGGCATAGAGGACGTTATCACCATGACTTTCAAAGTAGACAGACAAGACCAATAG
- the hagh gene encoding hydroxyacylglutathione hydrolase, mitochondrial, with protein sequence MLFRSLVGSACTLGVIGAATAYKSAPVKAQAAALLHTPTRKSSLVEQANMKVELLPALSDNYMYLLIDVDSKEAAVVDPVEPVKVIEAVRKHGVRLTTVLTTHHHWDHAGGNEKMVRLMPGLKVYGGDDRVDALTKKVSHSNTFKLGSLNVKCLFTPCHTTGHICYYVTKENSTEPPAVFTGDTLFVAGCGKFFEGTAEQMYKALIEVLGRLPPETRVYCGHEYTVSNLKFARHVEPDNDVIQKKLAWAKEKCSSGEPTIPSTLADEFTFNPFMRVKEKSVQDHVKQTEAIETMRRLRKEKDGFKVPKE encoded by the exons ATGTTATTCAGGTCTCTAGTAGGGAGTGCCTGCACTCTTGGTGTAATTGGAGCTGCAACAGCCTATAAATCTG CACCTGTGAAAGCACAAGCAGCTGCTCTTCTTCACACCCCAACAAGGAAATCCTCTCTGGTGGAACAAGCCAATATGAAGGTAGAACTTCTCCCAGCACTCAGTGACAACTACATGTACCTTCTGATTGATGTGGACTCAAAAGAAGCTGCTGTTGTTGACCCTGTTGAACCAGTAAAG GTTATAGAAGCCGTCAGAAAACATGGCGTAAGACTCACGACAGTCCTGACCACCCATCACCATTG GGATCATGCCGGCGGAAATGAGAAGATGGTGAGACTAATGCCCGGGCTTAAGGTCTATGGAGGAGATGACAGAGTTGATGCCCTTACTAAGAAAGTCTCTCACTCCAACACTTTCAAA CTTGGCTCGCTCAATGTTAAATGCCTGTTTACTCCGTGTCACACGACTGGTCACATATGCTACTATGtgacaaaagaaaacagcacTGAGCCGCCAGCTGTTTTCACAG gtGACACGCTGTTTGTGGCGGGCTGTGGTAAATTCTTTGAGGGTACAGCAGAGCAGATGTACAAAGCCTTGATCGAAGTTCTGGGACGCCTGCCTCCTGAAACC cgTGTCTACTGTGGTCATGAGTACACTGTCAGCAATCTGAAATTTGCACGTCATGTGGAACCAGACAATGATGTCATTCAGAAGAAACTCGCATGGGCAAAG GAGAAATGCAGCAGTGGAGAACCTACCATCCCCTCCACACTGGCAGATGAATTCACATTTAACCCTTTTATGAGAGTAAA AGAGAAGTCCGTCCAAGACCATGTAAAACAGACAGAGGCTATTGAAACCATGAGAAGGCTCCGGAAAGAGAAGGATGGCTTCAAGGTGCCCAAGGAGTGA
- the e4f1 gene encoding transcription factor E4F1: MNVENNTADTESEQTEQSNDTITIQTTLGDEDEDVHKCGRCQSEFSTLEAFIQHKLHHSCKRPAEAEAQSADTQDDNQEVSAANGNSVSVVKMVEEASSDEPVKTSTNNKTRGLLGRGRRKRIASPKATDQSDGTEEQISNSADNSKTVYKVNQEGRYICQLCEKTFKTTNILRTHMNTHSEQKNFSCELCATTFRTKGSLIRHNRRHTDERPYRCTLCGLSFRESGALTRHLKSLTPCTEKIRFIQCKEILVSKDGIQKGLEDAPAPLAGQQEVVIVEQQPEEEEVMEAQAAVVSVVEAGSQEVIHRVHFTMEVDGATQEQQVVVEQSQAEALAAAAAVGDNLICQAIINSGIALETEEAVVEETPHATDEIRKVIIDCPDAGGPMTEIQVKEECVEMETELQETGDEEDDQISSKLHKCPHCNRSFKGLNYLRFHVKGHLGYKPFKCTLCQKEFLTGYLLKKHMEVHVSERRYKCGECGKLYKTIGHVREHMRAHSDERPYHCTRCNKGYKTKNALQVHQRTHGEEKPYVCQFCLRGFREKGSLVRHIRHHTGEKPFKCPKCGRGFAEHGTLNRHLRAKGGCHKDVSSEQQGPEEQASADGLATAAIISEDPHAVLVEFSSVVADTQEYIIGTPAEEAVQGEEVTLIQDSQNQMGNHIMKVVQQIVSQSRGSGGTGSHQIIVRNMAVDEEGASISDCGDTITIATPESLTEQVAMTLASAISDGTLLATAGTVETADGTVTMVTTTEEEMEEGIQMVQQQEEYVITSPEEVEVQTVIV, from the exons ATGAATGTAGAAAATAATACggcagacacagagagtgagCAAACGGAGCAGAGCAACGACACCATCACCATTCAAACTACTCTAGGAGATGAAG ATGAAGATGTGCACAAGTGCGGACGCTGCCAGTCAGAGTTTTCCACGCTGGAAGCTTTTATTCAACACAAGTTGCACCACAGCTGCAAACGTCCTGCTGAGGCAGAGGCACAGAGTGCGGACACACAGGATGACAACCAGGAG GTTTCTGCAGCCAATGGAAACTCTGTCTCAGTGGTGAAAATGGTTGAGGAGGCATCCTCAGATGAACCAGTGAAGACCAGCACTAACA ATAAGACAAGGGGTCTATTGGGTCGAGGTCGCAGGAAGAGAATTGCTTCGCCAAAGGCCACTGACCAATCAGACGGGACTGAAGAACAGATATCTAACAGTGCAGACAACTCCAAGACCGTCTACAAAGTCAACCAAGAGGGGCGCTACATTTGCCAGCTTTGTGAAAAGACATTCAAAACT ACCAACATTTTGAGAACTCATATGAACACTCACAGCGAGCAGAAGAACTTCTCCTGTGAACTATGTGCGACCACCTTCCGTACTAAAGGCTCCCTGATTCGCCACAACCGCCGTCACACAG ATGAGCGTCCGTATCGGTGTACCCTATGTGGCCTGTCCTTCAGAGAGTCAGGCGCCCTCACCAGACACCTCAAATCCCTCACACCCTGCACAGAAAAGATCCGCTTTATTCAGTGCAAGGAGATCCTGGTCAGCAAGGATGGAATTCAGAAAG GACTTGAAGATGCTCCTGCTCCATTGGCTGGCCAGCAAGAGGTGGTAATAGTGGAGCAacagccagaggaggaggaggtgatggaggctCAGGCTGCTGTCGTCAGCGTGGTGGAGGCTGGTTCCCAGGAGGTCATCCACCGGGTCCACTTCACCATGGAGGTGGACGGAGCAACACAGGAGCAACAG GTGGTAGTAGAGCAGTCTCAGGCTGAAGCActggcagcagctgcagcagtcgGCGACAACCTCATCTGCCAGGCCATCATCAACTCTGGCATTGCCCTGGAGACGGAGGAAGCGGTGGTGGAGGAGACTCCACACGCAACTGACGAGATACGTAAAGTGATCATCGACTGTCCTGATGCTGGAGGCCCGATGACTGAGATCCAAGTCAAAGAGGAGTGTgtagagatggagacagag CTTCAGGAAACGggtgatgaagaagatgatCAGATATCCTCAAAGCTACACAAGTGTCCACACTGTAACCGCTCCTTCAAGGGACTGAACTACTTGCGCTTTCACGTCAAAGGCCATTTGG GTTACAAGCCCTTCAAGTGCACACTGTGCCAGAAGGAGTTTCTGACTGGCTACCTGCTGAAGAAACACATGGAGGTCCACGTCAGCGAGAGGAGGTACAAGTGCGGCGAGTGTGGCAAGTTGTACAAGACCATTGGGCATGTACGTGAGCACATGAGGGCCCACTCGGATGAAAGGCCCTACCACTGTACCAGATGCAACAAGGGGTACAAGACCAAG AACGCCTTGCAGGTGCATCAGCGGACCCATGGTGAGGAGAAACCCTATGTGTGTCAGTTCTGCCTGAGAGGCTTCAGGGAGAAAGGCTCTCTGGTGCGCCACATCCGCCACCACACTGGAGAGAAGCCTTTTAAGTGCCCAAAGTGTGGACGAGGCTTTGCCGAGCACGGGACCCTCAATCGCCATTTGCGTGCCAAAG GAGGCTGCCACAAGGATGTGTCCAGTGAGCAACAGGGACCAGAGGAGCAGGCGTCGGCGGACGGCCTAGCAACGGCAGCCATCATCTCAGAAGACCCCCATGCTGTCCTGGTGGAGTTCtcctcagtggtggcagacacACAGGAGTACATCATCGGG aCTCCAGCAGAGGAGGCAGTGCAGGGAGAAGAGGTTACACTCATCCAAGACAGCCAGAATCag ATGGGCAACCACATCATGAAAGTGGTGCAGCAGATTGTCAGCCAGTCGCGTGGCAGCGGCGGCACAGGCAGCCACCAGATCATTGTGCGCAATATGGCGGTGGACGAGGAGGGCGCATCCATCTCTGACTGCGGTGACACCATCACCATCGCCACGCCCGAGAGCCTGACTGAGCAGGTGGCCATGACGCTGGCCTCTGCCATCAGTGATGGCACACTGTTGGCCACGGCGGGCACCGTGGAGACGGCGGACGGAACAGTTACTATGGTTACCACcactgaggaagaaatggaggagGGTATACAGATGGTGCAGCAGCAAGAGGAATATGTCATCACTTCCCCTGAAGAGGTGGAGGTTCAGACGGTCATTGTATGA
- the narfl gene encoding cytosolic Fe-S cluster assembly factor narfl, whose product MASQFSSVLQLTDLDDFITPSQECVKPVKLEKKQGKSVAKIQIEDDGSYVQVNQDGGKQKLEKAKITLNDCLACSGCVTSAESVLIAQQSHEELLRVLRNNKTSATEQQVVVVSVSPQSRASLAAHYGLSSSETGRRLTSFFKGLGVHHVFDTGFSRTFSLLESQKEFVKRFQMKEQDKNALPMLTSACPGWICYAEKTHGQFILPYISTTRSPQQMMGSLVKGYFAERQGVSPQEIYHVAVMPCFDKKLEASRSDFYLNKAETREVDCVITSGEVQKMLEEKNLSLSDMEPAPLDEMFSSVCGDELLSHAGGGSGGYLHHVFTYAAKQLFGEEVTQLTYKTLRNKDFQEVTLEKDGEVLLCFAFAYGFRNIQNLVQKLKRGKSPYHFVEVMACPSGCLNGGGQLKALPDQSSKDLLQKVEELYKEERPRAPEDDTRVADLYQSWLHSVGEERARELLHTQYHTVEKMTNGLTVKW is encoded by the exons ATGGCGTCCCAGTTCAGCAGTGTGTTGCAGTTGACAGATCTTGATGACTTTATCACGCCTTCTCAG GAATGTGTTAAACCAGTCAAACTGGAGAAGAAACAAGGTAAATCTGTGGCCAAAATTCAGATAGAAGATGATGGCAGTTATGTCCAAGTCAACCAG GACGGTGGGAAACAGAAGCTGGAGAAAGCAAAGATCACACTGAACGACTGTCTGGCCTGCAGTGGCTGCGTCACCTCAGCTGAGAGCGTCCTCATCGCACAGCAGAGCCATGAGGAGCTCCTCAGGGTGTTGCGCAACAACAAG ACCAGTGCGACGGAGCAGCAGGTGGTTGTGGTGTCTGTGTCGCCTCAGTCCAGAGCGTCACTGGCTGCACACTACGGcctcagcagcagtgagacaggcaggaggcTGACTTCCTTCTTCAAAGGCCTTG GGGTTCACCACGTGTTTGACACTGGCTTTAGTCGGACCTTCAGCCTGCTGGAGAGCCAGAAGGAGTTTGTAAAGCGTTTCCAGATGAAGGAGCAGGACAAAAACGCCCTGCCCATGCTGACATCCGCCTGTCCAG ggTGGATCTGCTATGCGGAGAAGACCCATGGGCAGTTCATTCTTCCGTACATCAGCACCACCCGCTCCCCCCAGCAGATGATGGGTTCCTTGGTTAAAGGCTATTTCGCTGAACGACAG GGGGTGAGTCCTCAGGAGATCTACCACGTGGCAGTGATGCCCTGCTTTGACAAGAAACTTGAGGCCTCGAGGTCAGACTTCTACCTGAACAAAGCAGAGACCCGAGAGGTGGACTGTGTCATCACGTCAG GAGAGGTTCAGAAAATGCTGGAGGAGAAGAATTTGTCCCTTAGTGATATGGAGCCTGCCCCCTTAGATGAAAT gttcagcagtgtgtgtggtgatgagCTACTGAGCCACGCTGGGGGCGGGTCAGGCGGCTACCTCCACCATGTCTTCACCTATGCTGCCAAGCAGCTGTTTGGAGAGGAGGTGACGCAGCTCACCTACAAGACCCTCAG GAACAAGGACTTCCAGGAGGTGACCctagagaaagatggagaagtCCTGCTGTGCTTTGCTTTTGCCTACGGCTTCCGCAACATCCAGAACCTGGTGCAGAAACTCAAGAGGGGCAAGTCGCCGTACCACTTTGTAGAGGTCATGGCCTGTCCAtcag GTTGTCTGAACGGAGGTGGACAGTTGAAGGCGTTACCTGATCAGAGCAGCAAGGACCTTCTCCAGAAGGTTGAGGAGCTCTACAAGGAAGAGCGCCCCCGAGCGCCAGAGGACGACACGCGCGTGGCCGACCTCTACCAGTCCTGGCTCCACAGCGTAGGGgaggagagagccagagagctgctgcacacacagtaCCACACTGTGGAGAAGATGACTAATGGACTCACTGTGAAGTGGTGA